TGTCTAGCCTTCTGTGCACCTGTGTGCACCTATGTGCACAcctgtgtgtgtacctgtgtgtgtacctgtgtgtgcatCTTCTCCCTCCTGCAGCAAGGGCTCTCCCTGAGGCTGTCGGACTCACTGCGGTGCTCCCTGATCTGAACCTGCTACAACGCAAGTACCTGGTATATGTTTACTGAATGAGTCCAGTATGCtcatttctctttaaataatgagccacttgagggcaggaaccacgTCTTCTGCCCCCTCTGAGCCCTCCTCTGGAACAAGGAATGGATGAtcgctgaatgaatgaattatcaCAGCCCTCCCTCTCTAGCCCATCAATGCACGAAGAAAACACATCGTCCTTCCCACTCTGCCATGAACCCCCTAAGGGGCTAGTAGGGTTggtttttctgcatattttaccATGTTTCTCTGCCTGCATTGAAAGGCAACTGATTTAGGTGTGCTGTAATCCCAGGTGACCAACTTGTCCCAGTTTTCCTGGGTCTTTCCCAGTTTTATCACTAAACATCCAGTGTGCTATgacccctcagtcccaggcaaaccaggatggtGGGTCAGCCATACGAACCCCcttcttctctctgggcctcacttgtTCCTCATCTTCACATGAGAGGGCTGGATCTGGTCTTGTCTCTGAGTATCTGATCTAAGATTTTAGGAACAGTCCAGAGGGAGAGAGGTGAGCCGCCGAAGGGACAAAGATTCCACGGGGGGCTTTTCAAGAgatctttattctttctgaaGGACGTGGGGTCAGCACTGCGAGCCGGCCTGGCTTCTAGTGGCTCGCTATGGTCTGGAAAAAGGTGGGGGAGGACAAAACAGTCTAGTTAGGGACAGGCTTCTGGAGCCACATGGACCTGGGTTTagctcccagccctgctgtgtgACCCAGAGAGAGTGACGTGAAGCCCCTGAGCCTGGGTCCTGTCTGCATAGTTGGGGTCATAATGGAACTGACCTCATGGGGGGTCTTGATTAAACCATTAGCTGTAGTTCCCCTCACGGTGCTTGGCACAAGTGTAAGTGGTTTATAAACCATAGCTACGACTGTGTTCACAGACGATATCAGCCCTCTCTGACACCGTCCCCAGATGCAGTGTGACCTCTCCCTGGGGCCTCGGCCCCCATCACGGCTCCCATCACACTTCCTCCTTAGTGTTCATTTAGTCACCTGTCCACCACCAGGCAGGCCCCCGTCTGgcatgtctctctctcctccatgaCAAGAGAGGACCAGGACAGAGGACACGCTGCATAGACACATGATGAAATGAGGAAGTTCGGCAGCAGTTCCAAACTCCACCCAGAAGCCATCAGTTCTTGGGGCCACGCTATAGCAGAAAACGTCCCCAACCCCCCTGGAATGTCCCCAAGGGCCCCTCCACGAGTGACCTTCTAGAGTCCTTTCAGGCCCTCCCCAGGTCTACTGTTTCTCACCTGTCACCTGATGGAAGAGCTGCCACCCTAGAGCCCTCCTGGCCACCCTGTCCCCCTCACCTCCTCAATCCAGTCGATGAAGGCTGAGACACGCGTGAACACCGTGGGCTTTTTGAGGGTGTTGCAGCCACGGGAGGAAACAAAGCTGGTCACACCATGGACCTCCCAGGTGCCATCTGCCGTGGGGCAGTTGAGGGGTCCTCCAGAGTCACCCTGGAAGTGCAGAGAGGTTGAGGGCTGAGCCGTGATTGAGGGTTAGGGAACCAGTTCTGAGCTCTAGGGATATTGAGATACCCCCACGCTACTTGACCTCTCAGACTCAGTTGCTCTTTCGTGATGGGGAATACCCTGCCCAGGAGCTGTGAGGACTGAATGGGAGGACGTAGGGTCTTCGCACACCCGGGAGACAGGACACACCCGACACAGGCAGTTCCCATCATTAGTGCCGTATCGGTTACTAACATCATCCTTCATACTCACTTATAATACCAAGATCGTGTTCTTAATGTTGAATTATAACTTCAGAACCACAGGGCTGATGTGACTTTAGAGGGCATGGTCAGTGCCCTTGCCCTGTGTATGGGGAAGCCCGAGGACCAGGGAGGGATAGTGACTTGTTCCAGGTCAAGTGAGTGTGTGAGCTGGGACTGGAATCCAGGGTCCTGAGTCCCAGGCCGGGCCTCTGTATCTGGACTAGGGTGACGTCCCCTAAATCCTGCCTGGCCTGGAGGCTGAATGGAGCAAGCAGGCAAGGgacctcctccacctcccaggcAAGTGGCAGAGGCACCCCGGGGACTGCACCCCTGGCACCACCTGGGGCAGCTAAGAGCCAACTTACATTGCAGCCGGAGCGGATGTCCCCACCAGCACACACCATGGTCTCTTTCACGCTCGAGCCCCACCAGTCCGACTGGGAGCAGTGCTCATAGTCCACCACGGGCAGCAGGGCCTGCTGCAGCTTGTTGGGGAGTGGCCCGTTGGCTACAGGTGTAGAAAGCACTAAGCGGGGCATCTGGGGGTGCAGGGGTAGGAGCCCCAGAGAAAGGGGGCATTCAAGGCACACAGCACTTTTATCCTTCTGCCAGCTACATGGTCCTGCATGCTGTGGGCACCATTACAtcccagtccctggcacaggGGCACTAAAAATGTCTAATAGAACATGGTGTGTAGGAGGATGGAAGAGAAGTTTGCAGCTGGAGAGAAACGGGAGAAAAGTTACCAGAACCAGTCCTCGTGTGACCTTCCACCCTGGCCGCCTGGCCCTGTCTTTTTGCCACTGTCCCTGGGGCCAGCTAGAGGGTCAGTACATACTATAGAGACGGCCCCAGCCGGTGATGTAGCAGGGCTCCTGATTGGGCGGGGTGTCCCCAGCGGCGGGGAGGTAGGCAACCTGGATGGCGTCTCCCAGCTGGGCGCTTTGCGAGAGCTTGATGAGGGCGATGTCATtgctggggaggagagaagagtctTGGGGCCTGGTCCTCTAGCTGACCCAAGTCCAAGTCACCTTTCCAGCCTTTGCTCCAGGCTGTTCCATCTCTGGGATGCTCCTGAGGCTGCTTTGCCCTCCCAACCCATTTTCCTTTTAAGGGATGGGTGGgggggtctccctgtgttgtccACGCtgatcccaaactcctggccttaagcaatcctcccaccttggcctcccagagtgctgggatcacaggcgtgagcccctgcccccagccgaAGCCTCCACCGCTACAGCACCTGGTGCTTCCAAGCCGTCTCCCATCCAGGGACTgcccaggcccgaccctgcttagcgaGATCAGACGAGACTGGGCACCTTCAGGGTGGCGTGGCTGTAGATCAAGTCCATCCCTAAGGCTGCACAACTTTAAGAAGCTCTCCCAGTCCCTTCATTCATGCTGACCCTTGACCTTCAAAATTGTCCTCTGCTTATACCCCCGTGGGACACACAGTATcacaatcacctggagggcttgctaaacacagattgctgggccctacCCTAGAGCTTCGGATGCAGTGGGTGTGGGCCAAGGCCCCAGAATTCACATTTCTAttcagttcccaggtgatgctggtacTGTGGGCCCAGGGGCCACGCTTTGAGAACCATTCCTGCCCTCATCTGCCAGCTTGTCACTCAAGCCATTTCACCTGGGTctcacttttctctctccttccccaggagCCCTGTGGAGGTAGGTCAGGGTCTCGGTCATTCCCACTACTGTGCATTTTCAGGGGTTTTGAACCCTTCTTTGATCCACTCACCAAAACTGATGAGTTGCTCAGACTTACAATTTTGCATACAATTGTCTTAAGATTGTCTCCTTGACCTTCACAACCACCCAGGAAGCCCTGGTTCATGGTCACCTTTGACAAAgggcaaaagtgagaccctgagAAAgtcagtgacttgcccaggccACAAGAGAGTTAGTGCTGGAGCCTGACTCTCGGGCGAGTACTCCTCCACGCACTGCACAAACTGGCTGTTGAAGGGAGGAGCCCTGGGACCTGGGGGAAGGGTGCCAGAGGAGTGTTGGGCTCTGAAGCCAACTAGGGAAGTGGCCTTGGGGGAGTTCTTGGCCTTCCCTGGGCCCTGTTGTCCCCTCTGGGGGGAGACAGGTTTGGTGTCAAAggtcctttttttatttttgacacagaatgttgctctgttgcccaggctagagtgcagtttcatcagcctagctcacagcaacctttaactcctgggctcaagtgatcctcctgcctcagcctcccaaatagctgggactatgggtgcatgtTACGaggcttggctaattttttctatttttaggagagatgaggtcttgctcttgctcagtctggtctcaaactcctgacctcaacccatcctcctgccttggcctcccagagtgctagcattaaaggcttgagccaccacactcagcctagTGTCAACAGTCCTTAAAGGCTCTGCTGGCTCCAGCCCGCAGCATGTGGGACCAGGACACAGGCTGCTGGACCCGGCCCTGCTGTCCCTAGGAGCCTCCTCAGATTCGGCTGTGGGTCACGGGGGGACAAGTAGAGGAGCCCTGGTTCAAGGGCTGGGTATTCACTCACCCACAGCTCACACAGTTGGAGTTCCACTTGGGGTGCACGAAGAGGTCATCAGAGTTGATGGGGATCACCTGCTCCGAGCCCTCCTCCACAGACCGGTCATACTCGCCCAGCACCACCCGGTAGGTCCGAGAGCTCCTGCCAGTGGAGGGGAGGTCAGTCTGGGCTAACCTCCCTCAGCCCTGTAATCACCCCCTGTCCCCGGCTGCCTGGCTCTCATGCAGGGACGGGGCAAGTGAGAGAACTCACGAGATGCAGTGACCCGCTGTTATCACCCAGTCCTCGGCGATGAGGGTGCCGCCACAGGTGTGGTAGAAGGCTCCGTTACTCTCATACTGCAGGGAGACCTGGTGGCCGAGCAGTAGAGAGCCTGAGTGGTCTGGACCCGACGGTGGTataggttgtgcactgcacaactctaGTGGGTGCCATTCACACAGAATACAGTAGCCCCTCCTGCGATGTGTAGGGCACAACCTACACAACTGCCTGGGGTGGCCCTGTCATTTTTTCCACTGGAATCACATCCTGATGCTCCAAAGCTTCCACACCACAAACCCATAAACGCCCAGGGGATCCCACATTCTCTGCACTCTAGGGCACCCCCAAACCTATCTCTTGAGAGCCCCCCAAGGCCCTCTGTGCTGTCAGGCCCCCATTCTTCCAGACCTCAGATCTTCCCAGGGCTCTCGGGCCTCTGAAGCAGCACAGCTCACCTGAGTACTTTGTCCCTCTTCCCATTCCCTACACCTGCTCGTGCTCAAAACCTCCCTCTAAGCCGGggctggcaaactatggccctgGGCCAGATCTGCCTTGGGGTCTGTCTCAGCACATAAAGATCTACTGGAACATACTCACCCTGGTTATTTCTGTAtagcctatggctgctttcaggATACAATGGCGGAGCTAGGTCATTGCTATGGAAACCTGATGGCAGGCAACACCGAAAATATTTACTCTCCAATCCTTACAGAACCAGCTCGCTGGGCCTCTCCAATGGAACTCTCTGTGATTATGGAAATGCCCTATATCTTTGCTGTCctatatggcagccactagccacacgtgcCTACTGATCATATGAAATTCGGCTAGCACGGAGGAATTGactttttaacattatttaatttaaagtaatttaaatttaattagccacatgtggctagtggctactgtgtgACAGCATAGCAAGTCTAGCCCTCTGCGCTTCCCTCCACTGGCCTCTGCAAAGCCCTAATCCCTTACTGCTGTCACCCTTATAGCTCTGTTATTTAATTCAAGGGATCTAGAAATGAGTTCCTGAATACCCCACTTCCTAAACACGGTGCCTGAAATTCCACTATTGTGCCAAGCCCTTGAATTATGCATCATCCTCACCCTAGAGTCCActattacttctatttttttacagatagtgtctcactctgtaacctgggctagagttcagtggtgccatcatagctcactgcaacctcaaactccagggctcaagtgatcctctcgcctcagcctcccaagtagctgggactacaggagtgcatgagccaccacatccagctaattttaaaattttatggagacaaggtcttgccacactgcctaggctggtcttgaactcctggccccaagctatcctcctgcctcagcctcccaaattgcagggattacagacatgagataccacacccagccccaggtTCCACCTTTAACTTGCAAACAGCCCGGTAAGGACCACAGATGGAAGGGGCAAAACCTCCACGAGGAGAAGCTTGTCCAGGGGTTTCCTGGCTTTTGGAAGCTGAAGTGGATTTTGCAAAGGCAGCAGTGGCGTCAAGACCAGACCCCTTGCCATCCCAGCTTGGGGTCCAGAGCCCAGGGTGGGAACTAGTGCAGCTGGTATTGCTCCTACCTGCCAGGGCCAGCTGTAGGGGACCGCGTCCTCACCATTGACAACTCGGCTCCCGGGCTTGTAGGCAGTTTGGACGTGGCCTGAGGCTACAAGGGAGAGTAGAGGTGTCAATTAGCCAGAAGGTCCCCGAAAGGAAACAGGAGGCCAGGGTCCCAGTCCTAGCTGTGCCAcaaactggctgtgtgaccctgtgcaggcccctctccctccctgggccttgggggCCACATACAGTGAGCGTGGGGACTGGAGCAGGACTTTCCAGAGTCCCAGGAGTCCAGGGAGAGAGATGAAAATGTGGCCTCCTTCCTGGGAGGATTGAGGAGGTCGGTACACTTGGAGCAGTGCCTGAGCCCTCAAAAAGTGACAGCTATTGTCATAAAGAGTGGAGGCTTTGAGGGAAGACTGCCCGGGTTCAAAATGTAGCTCTGCCCTTTGTTCTAGGATGAGCTACTTGTCTGAAGGgtcagtttctccatctttaaaatggggataataatagtgctgACCTCAGGGAGCGGTTATgagaattcttttgtttttttagagacaggatcttgctctgtcacctgggctagagtgcagtggtgtcatgatagctcactgcaacctcaaactcctgggcaagcGATTCTCCTAtcttagcctcccaggtagctgggactacaggtacaggacaccatgctcagctaatttttttaaaattttttttagagacggtgtctaactcttgctcaggctgatctagaactcctgtcctcaagcaatactcccaccttggcctccctaagtgctagaaCTACATGTGGGCGCCACCACACCCCGCCCAacctaagattaaaaaaaaacaaaaaacaaaaaaatgctttaGGACTCTACCTAGTATATGGTAAACACTGGATAAATGTTATCTGTTAATGAAATATTATCTGCCAGTCAAGGGAGGTTGCTTGGAGGAGGTGGCCCTGATCTGTAATGTAATTTGGCAGAAAGACCAGGAATAGTCTAGATCACAGGACATGGAgcgaggtggggtgggaggtgtaAGAGGAGAGTTGGAGTGTCAAGCAGGCAGAAGAGAGGGAATTCCAACCCAAGCAGTCTAACCACAGAGCCCAAATTCTTAACCACCATACTTTGTTGACTGCCCCATCGAGGACTCCCGCCATAGCCCTTTGGGTGCTCCCAGTGTCTGTCCTGAGCTGGTCCTTCCACAGCTTGTCCCTGCTCTCCTGCTCTGCACGGAGCCGAAAGCCCCTACAGTCACAC
Above is a window of Lemur catta isolate mLemCat1 chromosome 3, mLemCat1.pri, whole genome shotgun sequence DNA encoding:
- the LOC123635871 gene encoding chymotrypsin-like elastase family member 3B; its protein translation is MLWLLSSLLFVALASGHVQTAYKPGSRVVNGEDAVPYSWPWQVSLQYESNGAFYHTCGGTLIAEDWVITAGHCISSSRTYRVVLGEYDRSVEEGSEQVIPINSDDLFVHPKWNSNCVSCGNDIALIKLSQSAQLGDAIQVAYLPAAGDTPPNQEPCYITGWGRLYTNGPLPNKLQQALLPVVDYEHCSQSDWWGSSVKETMVCAGGDIRSGCNGDSGGPLNCPTADGTWEVHGVTSFVSSRGCNTLKKPTVFTRVSAFIDWIEETIASH